A region from the Geotrypetes seraphini chromosome 10, aGeoSer1.1, whole genome shotgun sequence genome encodes:
- the LOC117368675 gene encoding galactoside 2-alpha-L-fucosyltransferase 2-like, with protein MEMFYRKRRILFMALFLMTVTGLLLLYMFQIHICFWLKHSLQLSVACDQLLRHQFMAQKLNLMTANCRDSCVWTITSAGRLGNQMGEYATLYALAKLTGNQAYIMPEMYNWLSPIFKINLPVLSKYMIFKMPWRNYELHDWMSEEYKYIEGKYVKLSGFPCSWTFYHHIREEILQEFTFHDFIRDETNKYLEQVKGTRKNATFIGVHVRRGDYVNIMPNIWKGVVADKTYLEKAMSYFRNKYQEPVFVVTSNGMEWCKKNIDASSGDVYFSEDGVESSPGKDFALLAHCNHTIMTIGTFGYWVGYLAGGETIYLTNFTLPDSRFLKLFHYDAAFLPEWIGIPADLSPLRNDLPWNKKKAKY; from the coding sequence ATGGAGATGTTTTACCGGAAACGGAGGATCTTGTTCATGGCTCTCTTCTTGATGACAGTGACAGGTCTTTTATTGCTCTACATGTTCCAAATTCACATCTGCTTCTGGCTGAAGCATAGCCTACAGCTGTCTGTGGCCTGTGATCAGCTGCTTAGACATCAATTCATGGCACAGAAACTCAATCTAATGACAGCCAATTGTCGAGACTCTTGCGTATGGACTATCACATCTGCCGGAAGGCTAGGCAACCAGATGGGTGAGTACGCCACTCTATATGCGCTGGCCAAACTCACAGGCAACCAAGCATACATAATGCCAGAGATGTATAATTGGCTGTCCCCTATCTTCAAGATTAACTTACCCGTCTTGAGTAAATATATGATATTCAAGATGCCCTGGAGGAACTATGAGCTCCATGACTGGATGTCTGAAGAATACAAATACATTGAGGGGAAATACGTGAAACTCAGTGGCTTCCCTTGCTCATGGACCTTCTACCACCACATCCGAGAGGAGATCCTCCAGGAGTTCACCTTCCATGACTTCATCAGAGATGAGACTAACAAGTATTTAGAGCAAGTGAAAGGGACAAGGAAGAATGCTACCTTCATTGGGGTTCATGTGCGAAGGGGGGACTACGTCAACATAATGCCCAATATATGGAAAGGAGTAGTGGCAGACAAGACCTACCTGGAGAAGGCAATGAGCTATTTCCGTAATAAGTATCAGGAACCCGTCTTTGTGGTGACCAGTAATGGAATGGAGTGGTGTAAGAAGAACATTGATGCGTCTAGTGGAGATGTCTACTTTTCCGAGGATGGGGTGGAGTCCTCACCTGGGAAGGACTTTGCCCTCCTTGCTCATTGTAACCACACTATCATGACCATTGGCACCTTTGGTTACTGGGTGGGCTATCTGGCAGGAGGGGAGACCATTTACCTCACCAATTTCACTCTACCAGACTCCCGGTTCTTGAAACTGTTCCACTATGATGCTGCCTTTCTACCTGAGTGGATTGGGATCCCCGCTGACCTTTCACCGCTCAGGAATGATTTGCCTTGGAATAAGAAGAAGGCAAAATATTGA